The Paenibacillus sp. FSL H7-0357 nucleotide sequence TCATAATCTCCCAGATAGTCTCCTGCATAAAAATCAAATAACCGCTGATGTTCCGCATAATTATCGTGATTAATGGCGGGGAGTGCCTGAATGCCTTTTTCCCACTCCATAACGTCGATAAGTAAGTTGTCTGTCTCTAGGATATATCCTCCTTCGGTACTGATACTGTTGATTTGCAGATCAATTTCAGCTTGTTTCAAACAATTCCGCACCTGGTAAATTGTTGTGTACAGTAAAGTGGAAGCCTTTTTGTATGAGATATTGGGCCATAACATCTCAATGAGATGATTTTTTCCGACGAAACGGTTGCGGTTATGTAGTAAATAGGCGAATAATTCCTGAGACTTTGAGGTGCGCCAGCGGATATTTGGAAGCGGCTGTCCGCAACGTTCGAACCGGAGCGACTGAAAACTACGGATCACGGTTTTATTTTCGTGCTTATCGGAAGATTCCTCAACCCTTTGCTCCTCAAGGCGCTGAATGGTTTTGAGCAATCGCTCCAGCTTTACAGGCTTCAACAAATAGTCCAGCGCATTCAGCTCAAAAGCACCCACAGCATAGTTATTATAGGCGGTCAAAAAGACTATCTTGGTTTGCGGACACTGTATTTGCAGCAGCTCTGCAACCATCATGCCGTTCAGACCCGGCATTTCGATATCCAGAAATATGACGTCTGGATTCAACTGTGCAGATGCTTGTACAGCCTTGGCCGGATCAGTATAAGCTCCGACAACGTTAACCATGGGCATTTCGTTCAGCATCAGTTCCAGATTCAGTAGGGCCAGATACTCATCGTCTACAAGCAAAGCTTGAATCATTGTCATTCCACCACCTATTTACAAAATAAGTTGTTTCAGTTAACTTAAAGTTTTTTCGCCACACTGAATGAGACCACAGTCCCTGATTCGACTACGCTCTGAACTCTCAGCGTACTCCCACAAAATCGTTTTAACCGCCGGTCGGTATTTAACAGACCAATACCCGTTCGGCTGTTTGTCTTTATATCTAGAATATGTTTGAGGGTTTCTTCATCAATCCCCATACCATTATCGGAAACGGAAATCTCGACAGCCTGGCCAATATCGGCTACTCTAATTCGTACTTCCCCGCCCTCAGGCCTCTTTAATATGCCATGGGTAACGGCATTATCTACAAGCGGTTGAATAGTCAAAGGAGGAATTTCGACTTGTATGTTATCGTCGATCTCCCATACCACCTGAAGCCTGTCCTGGAATCGCTTTTGCTGGATATACAGATAGGAACGAATAAGACTAAGCTCCCGATCAAGTGTTACAAGGCGGTCAGAGTTTTGAAAATCTATGCCAAGCCTAAAATAGTTGGTGAGTTCATCGATTAAATCATCCATTTTTCCCCGATCGATCTTACTGAGAGCAGATACAGCATTAAACGTATTAATCAGGAAATGAGGTTTGATTTGAGCCTGCAGCAATGCAGCTTCCATACGCAATCCTTCATTTACCGATTTTTTGAGATTTGTCAGCGATCTTACTCTGGACTTCAGTTCGGTTGCATTCACTGGTTTGGTTACATAGTCATTTGCCCCGGACCGGAATCCCGCTTCAATATCCTTTTCTCGATTACTGGCTGTTAAGAGAAGGACAGGAAGCTCTGCAATAGAAAAACGTTCGCGAATTCGTGCAGTCAGTTCGTAGCCGGACATTATCGGCATGGTTACATCGGAAATGATTAGGTCCCATACGCCTGTTTCCAGCAGGGCTAGTGCTTCTACGCCGTTGATTGCTGAAAACAGATCATAATGCTCATTCGCAAAAATTGACTTTAGCACATTTAGATTAACAGGATCATCATCAACAATCATCAATTGTATCTTGTCAGTAGGTAAAGTGAGATTTAGCTCTGTGTAAGGAGAGCTCGTGTCGAGAGAAGCTCTAACATCATGGCTTACAGCAGTATTATCTGGAGCTTCAGGTACCAGTGCAGGTAGCTTCCCATCAGCTCCATCTGTATCAAGCTTTAATGTGAAAGTGAAAATAGAGCCGATATTGCTCTCCGATCGTACCTCTATCGTTCCACCATGCATTTCAACAAGCTGTTTGCATATGTTAAGCCCCAGGCCAACTCCCCCCCTGAATGAAGCCGAGTCTAAAGGTGCCTGAACGTACGCCTCGAACACTCTACTTATTGTTTCCGAATCCATCCCCATCCCCGTATCTGCAACCGAAATGCTCGCCCATTCGCCTTTAATTTCGGCATACACTGAAATCTCGCCTGCTTCGGAGTACTTTATAGCGTTATGTAAAAGATTGAACAGAATTTGATTCAATCTGTACTCATCAGCAAATACTGGCGGGAAATCTGCCGGTATACAGTTGACCAACTGAATAGGCTTGCCCTCTATCATAAAGCGAAGCATATCGAGAACACTTGAAGCAACGCCATGTACGGAAATAGCCTCAAAGTTTAAATGAATCTGATTTTCCTTAAGTCTGGCGATATCCAGCAGATCGTTCAGCATATAAGACATACGCCGGCCAACCTTGACCAGCAAATGAAGGTCGTTAGCACTGTTTATCCCCAGCTTGTTCTGTTCTCTGTCGAATACCGACTCTGAGAGGTTAATCATACCGTGCAGTGGATTACGTAGTTCATGGGCCACAGTAAACAGAAACTCGTCCTTTTGTTTGTCCGCTTTTTGCAGTATACCTGCCAGCTCCTGAGCGTCCCGTGACACCCCGATAAAGCGCTTGAACCAAAAGGCTGCAATACAAATCATCGCAATAATAAGGTCGAAAGGATATGAGGGCACCTCAATCCGGGCCTTTTCGTAAATAACAAGCCAAATCATACTGCTGACAGCAGCAAGAGCCGCTAGGAACAGAAAAATATTATCCGAAACCTGCTTGACCGTCGATCTGTACATCACATAAGGAGTAAGCAGGCAAGGAATGAACATTAGAGCGAAATATAGGGTTTCATGACCTTTCACAATATGTAAAGGCAGAAGGCACACCGCCAGAATTGCAACGCAGCACAGGAGCTTGTAGACTCGAACCGCCCGGTTGGGCACCCAAGAAGGAAGCTTGTCCTTAATCAATTGCTGCAAAAAAAACGCACCTGACAGCATAACGATATAGACAATTTTTTGTCCCCAGATATAGGTGAAGGGAAGCCACTTATACAATAACCTTGCATCGGTTAGTAACGTAGCGAAAATAATACAAACTATCATCATTGAGAAAGAAATCAGTTGCTTGTTCCGGACTCCTAAAACATATAACAAAAATCCGTAGAGGGCATGAAGGGCATAAGCCACACAGGCAATCCAGAGCACATTTTCTTTTATTTTTATGTTTTTTCTAAGTGCGTTTTCCAGTCCGAATTCAACGGAATGAACAATCCCGCCACTACGAATTCCGTCAAAATTAGAGACTTGTATGATAAGCTCAATTTCGCTCTGATCTTTTATTGTAAAATACATTGTATACGGTTTTTCTAGTGGTGTGTAGTTGTCTTTGGTCATTCCCGGCTGTCCTGAGTGACCTAGCAGCTGTCGGTTTATGTATACTTCTGACGAACTTTTTATCCGCGTGATGTGGACGCCGTAAGACTCTCCCTTGTCTGGGTCCAGAAGAATCCTCAAGCGGTAAGTACCGGAACCATACTTGCCCTTGCCATATAAATCATCCTTTAAATTCCAAGTAGCCGGAACTTGGATCCATTGGCTTGGTGGTTGAAGTTCAGACAATGAACTGCCATTCCTGAATGGGAGCACACCGGGATAGAATTCCCATTCGCCATTCAGCGGCAGAGAGTGTTCGGTCAGAGAATCCCATCCCCGCAGATCCAGTACCCCTTGTTCCGCAACTGGATAGTCTGCAGCCAGATTATATTGCAGCCATTCCAGACGTAAACCGGTTAAGACGACCATAAATATTGTGGATATTATCCATATTTTAGTTTTCTTCATAATGAACCTCTCATTCGACATGACAATATGCCTGAACCTTCTTGTTCTCCGGCTATTTCAGTGAGGCGGGCAGTTTAATCCCATGGAGCTTGCCGCCGGATTGAATCAGCAGCATGCCGCCGGTCTTCAGCAGGGGGCCAAATTCGCGTGATCCGGTACGGACAGTGAATACGGGTTTCGAGCTTATGAGGTCATAGGCATGCAGCAGTCCGTCGGACTGTCCGACATAAACCCCCTTGCCGAATATAGCGGCTTGCACCGTAGCGTTCTCTCCCTCATCAAAGTGTATATATTGTCCGGTATTCAGTTTCATGGCAATCAGGCCATGGCTGTTGTAATCGGTGAAATAGACCCGGTCCTGATGCACCAGGCCCAGAGGGGAGCGCTGATCATATCTCTCCTGGGCCCATTTCTTCACCGGCTCTGCCCCGGGTACATAGTTATTGAAATCGTATAGAGCGAGGCGCTGCCCTTGGTAAATGTACAGATCGTTTCCGTTAAGAAATGCGGAGCCATAAGAGCCGCCCCCGCGATATATTCCGTCCGTTACGGCATTGTCCGTCCAACTGTAGGTCCGCTCTCCTTTGAGTGCTCCGGTTCGGAGATTGAAGGCGGCGATTTTGATTTTGCGGTTCACCGGGTCATCATCCAGCATGAATAACTCGCGCTCCGAATAAAGAATGCCATCCTTTATGGCCAGCGTACCCTTCTGCCTGGAAGCCTCCCACAGCTTGGTGCCGGTCAATTTATCGTATACGGCGATCAGAGGCATGGTGAGTGCGCCGGATACGGCATAATTTCTAGTGACAACACCCTCAGCCTCCAGCGGTTTTGAGCCAGAGTAGTAATTATTTGGATCTTCGGCAATCTGCCATTTGATTTTACCGGTTGCGGCATCTACGGCCGCCATTTTTTGCCCTTGAGTCACATACACCGTTCCTCCGGTTACCGTAAGGCTGTCAGCAGCCGAGTAGCCGAGTGTGGCGGACCAAACTTTGCCTCCATTTTCTTCTTTCACCTTATAAAGCGTCCCCGCTTGGGTCATTCCGTAAATGGCGCCATTGTTGTACACCATTCGCTGAGCCAACTGGCTGCCATATTCCCAGAGCTTGGTGCCGGTTGCTGCCTTCAATGCGGCCAGCTTGCCGTTTGGTTGCAGCATAAATACCTTGCCGTTCTCTGCGATGGCTGTCACCGGGTCAGGGTTATCTGCCACTTTGGGCTTTGCGATCGACAGGGACCAAGCAGGTTGTACCGCCGGTGCCTCTATTTGCTGGTAATAGATGTTGCTTGTGCTTACTGCCGCCTTTTCTGCCTGAGCTGTTCCATCACCCGCTCCGAGTGGCAGCATCAGTGCAGCACAGATGGCACAGCTGAGTTTCTTGAAATATTGTTCCTTTCTCATTGTGAATCCTCCATCCTCAATTATATTGTAACCGGTGCATATTCTGGAACTTCTATATATATAGACTTATTATTTGTTAAAAAGTTACATTGGAATAGAGGGGGAATTGAATTTGAATTCTGCAGGGAGCAGAGATCCAATTGAAACAATGGTCCGAGAAAAAAGCTTATTTTTCAAATATTAAAATATTCATATATATATACAGGAACTTTAAATACATATATACTTGAGTCAGCTAAAATGAAGCTCTTGAGATCATTTTTAAAAAAGGAATAGAATCTTGTCTTCATATAATTATTAAGATAGGAGGCAAGTTTGTTTGAGTACTGTAAGCATCCTTGTACAGACATATTTGGGGATTGAAAAACGCTATGAAGAACTTGTTAACCAATATTCGGGATTAACTTTTCTTGAAGGTTCAACTGCAGTTGTTGAAGGAGGAGCTTATTCTTGGAGTCCCCTAAGTGCAGATGCAGCATCCATCCGAGAGCGCCTATATGCTGATTACATAGACTTAATTGAAATGGCACGAGAGACCCTGCAAAGTAAGGATAGTCCTTATGTTATAACGTATGAAGAGAGCGTAAAAGTAACACTAGCTTATTTCACTCAAGAAGATTTAGTGTTTGTCTCATCGCTGGAAGAAGTTTTTAAGATTGTAAAAAGAGAAATAGACCTTCAACGTTCTATCATCTGCTCCATGATGTATGATAGTTGATTTTATTTTATCAGATATAAAAATAAACCAGCGCGCACGGATTGCATCCGTGCGCGCTGGTTGTTTATATTCTACCCTACACAAATACCTCAGCCCACTCTGCTGCCTGTTCTCTAGCCAGAATGGTAAACTGCTTGGTCAGTAGATTCGCTGTAAGCTTTGCCTCACTAGCTTGATGTTTCCACGTGATTTCCAGCTCATGACTGCTTTTCTCTTGAATTGCAATATCGCCACTGAAGGCAGGGCAGCTGTTTCTGAATTTCAGCAACTGGAACAACTTTTGCACAACGGGGCGTTTGGTCTCAACCTCAATTTCCTCTTTGGTATAATAGTGCCGGTTAATATTGCGTCCTTCCTTCGTGCTCTCCAGCAGTTCAATATCATTCTCTCCCGCCAGCAAGCCTACATAATAGATTTGCGGGATACCCGGTGCAAAGCACTGAAGAGCCCTCGCCAGTAGATAGGCCTGATCGTCGTTTCCGAGTGCAGAATAATAAGTGCAATTAATCTGATAAATATCGAGATTGTTGTATGCTTCCGTACTGTAAATTTTCTTAACATTGGCACCTTGACTGTAGAGATGTTCACGGGTCATTTCCGCTTCCTCATCTGATAATAAGTCCTTCACATCAACGACTCCGATGCCGTCATGAGTATCCAGGGTGGTGAATTGTTTGCGCGGACAAATCTGCAGCCAGTGGGCCAGACGATGGGCCTTCCCGCTGAACAGCGCATGCAGTACGAGCATCGGGAGCGCAAAATCGTAGACATAATAACCCTGCTCGGCAATCTTCAGCTGAATGCTGTAATGTTCGTGAATTTCAGGCAGCACGGTGATACCGGTAGGATTTACAATATCTTCGGAATACTTGAGCATTTCCCAGATCTCCGGCTCTACAAAAAAGCAGTTCGTTCCAATCTTTTTGTTAGCATAAGCAAAAGCATCCAGGCGGATAATCGAAGCTCCCTTTCCGGCGAGAAAAGTCAGATTGTCCCGGACAAACTTCTTCGTGGTTTCTGTTGTCACATCCAGGTCAATTTGCTGCTCATCAAAGGTGCACCAGACTTTCTCCGTAGTGCCGTCTTTAAATGTGACTTCAACGTACGGAGCACGGGGCTTGCGTTTATAGATCAGATCGACATCCGCATCTGTGGGTTCGCCGCCGGGCCAGAAGTCCTTATAGCGGATGAACAGATCAGCATATTCCGAATCCTCTTTTTTATCCAGGAAATCCCGGAAATAAGGCGACTGTCTGGAAATGTGATTGATCATAAAGTCGTACATCATATAGAATTTCCCGCTCATCTCTTCAACCTCAGACCATGATCCAAAGGATTCATCCACTTGGGTATAATCCATGGGTGCAAATCCGCGGTCGCCGGACGAAGGATAGAAGGGCAATAAATGGACCCCGCCGACCACTCCTTTTAAATGTTTGTCCAATATTTCATTCAATTCTTGTAAATTGCGTCCCAAGCTATCGGCATAGGTGATCAACATGGCTTCATTTTTGATTTGCATAATAAAATGTTCCTCTCTGCCCTGTAGGTTTTGTTAGTGGGTGATGTTCGTTTCTCGTGTTAATTTCCACATGATGCTTTCATAATCGCCTTTCCATAGTGCGGGAACAGCAAGCCCGCTGTTCATCAGTTCGTCCGCGCCATAGACTCCGCCTTTGTCGCAGGAGTAATTGCTGCTCTCATCCAGACCTTGCAGTCGAACCGAGCTCACCCGGCTGTTTGCCTCCGCTCCGGTTCTAAAATAAAAGACTAGCGCTTCACTCTGGTCGGCGGAAACAAACATCCATGCGGTTTCATTACCTTCAAACGGGCTGAGCAGCCGGTAAAAACCGCCAAATTGGATTAACATCCGGTTTGTTTTATAAAGCTCAATCTGCCTCCGAATCTCAGCCTTTTCTTCTTCGCTTAACGCGGTTACGTCAAGCTCGTATCCGAAGTTCCCGCTCATGGCGACATGCCCGCGGATGTCCAGTGAAGTGCTGCGGTGGACTTGATGATTCGGAACAGCGGAGACATGGGCACCCATGGAGATGATCGGATAGACAAGGCTTGTTCCATATTGAATCTTCAAGCGGGATACGGCATCCGTGTTATCGCTTGTCCAGGTCTGTGGCATATAATACAGCATGCCTGGATCAAAACGCCCGCCTCCGCCTGAACAGCTTTCGAATAGGACATGCGGGAACGTTGTCGTCAGTTCCTCCATTACTCTATACAAGCCAAGGATATAGCGGTGAGCGGTTTCGCGTTGTCTCACCGGCGGAAGGGTCGCCGAGCCGATCTCTGTCATATGTCTATTCATGTCCCATTTGACATAGGTAATCGGGGCGGACGACAGGATGTCTGAAACCATGGAGATGATTTCGTCGCATACTTCCGTCCGCGAGAAGTCAAGAACCAGCTGGTTGCGTCCCTCGGAACGGTTGCGGCCGGGAACATGCAGACACCAATCAGGATGCTTGCGGTACAGCTCACTTTCCTGTGAGACCATCTCCGGCTCGAACCATAAGCCGAATTGCATCTCCTTGTCCACGATTCGCCCGGCCAGCCTGTTTAATCCGCCCTCCAGCTTGTTCTCATTAACAAACCAGTCTCCGAGGGAAGATTTATCATCATCGCGTTTGCCAAACCAGCCGTCATCCAAGACAAACAGCTCCATGCCAAGTGAGCTGCCGGCTTCTGCGATCCGTTCGATACTGTCTGCATTAAAGTCAAAGTAGGTTCCTTCCCAGTTATTAATCAGAATGGGGCGGACCTGGTCGCGGTATTCCCCGCGGCATAAACGTTCTCTGAACAATCCGTGAAACGTCCGGGACATTTCTCCCAATCCATTCGCGGAGTAGACAAGGATTGCTTCAGGACATTGAAATGCCCCGCCAGGCTCAAGACTCCAGCTGAAGTCAAAATCATTAATCCCCATAGAGACCCTCGTGGTCGAGAACTGATCCACTTCCGCTGAGGCTGTAAAGCTTCCGCTGTACACCAGGCTGAATGCAAAGATCTCACCGCATTCTTCTGTAGCTCCTTTTCGTGCCAAGGCAAGAAAGGGATTGTGCTGGTGGCTGCTGGCACCCCTGCGGCTCTCAATAGACTGGATTCCCTTATGCAGCGGTTGTCGTTCAATATGCCGTTCTCTGGCCCAGGCGCCGGGAAGATGTACCATATCAAAATTGTCATCGCGGAAATCGACATTGGCGCTGAAAGCCCGCAGGACCTGCAAGGGCTCGGCTCCTTTATTCAGCAGCCGGACGGAGCGGGCAATTACATTTCGTCTTTCGTAAACGGTATAAGACAACGTAACGGAGAGACCGAGGAGGGAATCCAGCAGATGGATTTGCAGGGTCTGTGCTTCGTGTTCGTCTTCCACGTAAGTAACGGGAAGTCCGTCTATGGACGGTTTTCCCTGTACGATCTGATGGGAGATCACCCGCAGATCGGAGATAGTTGTTCCATCTGCTCGCTGGATTTGGTAGGCCGGATTGCGGAAATCAGTGCCTCCATAAGCCGGATATTCCTGCGGAAGTGTGTCTAGAGAGAAAGTGCGGTCATCCGGGTTGGGGTTAGGGGAGAATCCCCGGTCCAAATATTGCAGCGCATTGCTGCCATCATATCGGCGGAGACGTTTGCCCCAATAGAGATGGGCCAGGTAACCCCCATCAATAATTCGCAGGATGTAGCTGGTCTCACCCGCTGTTAAATGGAACGTACGGGATTCGGCATCAAATTGTATACTCATCTGGGCTCACTCCTTTAACGGTTAATTAACGAGGTTCAGCTTTTTACAGCCCCGGCGGATAAGCCGGCAATGAAAAAACGCTGGAGGAAAAGATACAACAGCGTAAGCGGCAGCATGGACATCAGAGATCCGGCGGCTACCCAGCTCAGATTGCTGGTAAACTGGGAGAAGAATGCGGATAAGGCCACTGTCAGTGTATGCATGCTGGACGATTGCAGGAAGAAAAGAGAGAATTGATAGTCATTCCAGATCGAAACCCCTGACAAAATAATCGCCGTCACCGTTACGGGCTGCAGCAGCGGCAAAATGATTTTGAAGAATAGTCCTACTCTGGAGGTTCCGTCAATCATCCCGGCTTCATCCAGTTCTTTGGGGATGGTGCCGATAAAACCGGTGTACAAGAAAATGGTCATCGGAAGATTGAAGGTTACATTGAGCAGGATCACACCCCAATACGTATTCAGACCATTCAAGTCCACGATGAACTGGTATAGCGGCACTAACACGGTCAAGGGGGGGACGATCAGCGCGGAAATGAACAGAATATAAACGAATTTATTCAAGCGTGTCTGAAAACGGGACAACGGATAGGAGGCAAGCGAACCGACAACCAGAATAAGGAGAACGGCAAAAAACGTGATGATTATATTATTAATAAAGGCACGGTCTAGATTGGCATATTGCCAAGCATTCTTGAAATTGTCCAGATTGAAATAACCCGGAAGAACCCACTTCGAACTTAAATCACTTTCCTTTTTGAACGCGGTGCTGACTAATAGGTACAGCGGAACAATATGAACTACGCCAATCAGCGCCATCAACGCGATTTGCCACTTGTTTATTTTGGGGGTTGCCATTATGCATTCTCCTTTCTCCGCAGCAGAATCAATGCAGCTATGCCGATAATGCTAGTAATAAAGAACATTAAGTTACCCATAGATGCTGCGTATCCAGCGTCCTGTCTGGCAAAATACATTTGGTACATCATCGTCGACAGAGACTGTGAGGCGTAGCCGGGGCCTCCGTTGGTTAGAGCGATGATTACGTCAAACAGCTTCAGTCCGCCAATGATATTAATGACCACATTGATAGTGATTGACGGGGCTAGCAGAGGGAAGGTGACATTCTTGAAACGCTGCCAAGCGGATGCGCCGTCCAATGAAGCTGCTTCATAATAATCGGCAGAAATGGACTGCAGGCCTGCCAAATAAATAATCATGGCCGTACCGACAAATTGAAAGGTGTTGACCAGCGTAATCAGCCAGACATTCAGCTGCGGATTGGCCAGGAAATTAACCGGATCTCCGCCAAACAGCTTAACCAGATCGTTCAAGGCGCCGCCGTTCATCTGGAAGATGAAATACCAAATGTAACCCATGATCAAAGGGCTGATAATGACCGGCAAATAGATGATTGTTCTAACGATTCCTCTGCCTTTAATGCTCTGGTTCAGCAAAAGCGCGTACAGCAAGCCAAACAAGTTTTGCAGAATTGTGCTGCCCAAACCGTAGGTTAATGTATTTTTGACAACCGTTCCTATATTCGGATCTGTAAATAAGCGTTTATAGTTGGCTAAGCCAACCCAGGCGGAATTTTGCGAATAGCCGTCCCAGTTTGTAAAAGAGATCCGTATGCCGTTCATAAACGGGTAAAAAATAAATGCAGCAAACAAAATCAATGCCGGCAAATACATCATATTGATTCCGAGTAATGATTTCTTCACACAATTCCCTCCCAATATGAGGAACAGAGAGCCCTCTCTTCAGTGAGGACTCTCTGTTCCTGCTCTATATCTATTTCTGCTGAGCTTTTAGCCGTTCTACTTCTGACTTCATATTCTCGCTGTATTTCTTAGCGGTAATATTTCCGGCCAACAATTCCTGGGCGTTCGTAATCATTACATCCCACATGCCGTTAGGAAGGTATATCCGGTCAAAATAAGGCAGTACTTTAGTATCCTTATATTGATCATAGTACTCACTGAAAGCGCCACCGCCGGATACATCCTTGAGGGCGGCTGGAGAAAGGGTTGCATCGGATACTTTCTTGACATTATCCGGCTGCGCCATATAATTCAGGAAATCTTTCGTTTGTTCAGGATAATTGGTGTCCTTCCATACCCCGAGTGCAAGCCGCTCGCCTCCGGCAAAGGTAGGCTCGTCGCCTGCAACAATAGCCGGCAGCGGAGCGATTCCCATTTTCACATCAGGATTGATCTTTTGGATATCTGCATAGGACGAAGGAGTATGGAACGCAAATGCCAGCTTGTCTTCAGCGAAAAGACGGGCTTCGTCCGCATATTTTGCCGTCAGCAAGTCGTTGTTCGTATAGCCCTTATCATATATTTCCTTGAATTTCTCAGGCAGATAGGTCCATTTATTCCAGTCGAAGGTGCCATCAAGAAGTGCCTGGGCTTCATTCTGCGGCGGAGTAATCAGAAGCGGATTTGCCATCATATCAAAGAACTGGCCGATGGTCCAAGGATCAAGCCCGGAGAAGAACATCGGAATGACTTCACCTTTGCTTTCTGTTTTGATTTTTTCGGCGGAAGCCAGAAGCTCATCCAGGGTAGCAGGCGGCGTCACACCGTATTTTTCAAGTACTTTAACATTATAGAAAAGGCCGTCTTTCGCTTCGTTGAGCGGCAGTGCGTAGACTTTACCGCTTTTATCAGTAAGCGTCGGTTTGATCGTGTCCGACATTTTTGCTGCCCAAGGTTCGTTTTTCAGATCCATGGTGTAATCACCGTAACGGAGCTTGGCCCAGCCATGGGTATCGAAAATATCCGGTAATTCGTTGGAGGCCATTTTCATTTTCATAATACTTTCATAGTTGGAGCCTGGGAACTGAACCTCGATTTGTGTCCCCGGATGTTCCGTTTGATAATTCGCTACAATTTCCTGGATGACATCCCGTACACCCTGTTCACCTACGGTCAGCATCATGGTCAGCTTGACGTTCTCTGCAGCACCTTCCACATTCTTGTTTTCGTTATTGCTGCAGGCAGCAAGTCCGAGACAGAGACTGGCAGCCAGTACAGAACTTAGATATTTCTTTTTCATTTTGTCATCCCCCAATTATTAATTAACGCGCTTACATACAAAAGAATAGCATTTATAAAAGCGCTATCAAATGACACCATTCTACGATTTATGCGCTCATTTCTCGAATTGACTTCTGGGTGTACTTTCCTTATTCTTGTTGTAGTAAAGGAGGGGCTTCCAATGAAACTGCATACGCTGCGATCCAAATTAACCCTTTCTTACGCATTGATCATAGCCATACCCGTGGCGATTATTATGGTTTGCATGCCGGCTTATTATCAGTATCTTTTGGAACGGGAGACCGAAGCGCTGACGCGGAACACGCTTACCTCCATGACCGAACATATTGTGACCTATCTGGAACAGTTAGAGCAAATCACTTATCTTCCCTATTTTAGCCCGGAATTAATGCAAGCATTGATTACTAAGAATACTTCTGATTATTCTTCCAACACCGAATTCGTCAAATACCCGGTGGAGCTGTCCTTAAATACCTTCCTGCCGGCATTTCTGTTGACCTACGGCAACAATTTATCAGCCGCCTTGCTGCTGACTCAAAATGGTGACGTATACAGTCAGACCAACGGTCTGTCGGATGTCGTTGAAGATTATCCGTTTTTTGATCAGCCGTGGTATCTTCAAACGGTACAGGCGGATGGCAAAGCAACCTTTATTAGCACCCACCATCAGGATTATTTTACAGCCCCGCTGACCAAACGTGTATTTTCCGTAGCCCGCGTTATTAAAGATCCTGAATCCCTTCGTCCGCTGGCTGTCATTATGGCTGATGCGGAGACAAGCTTGCTGGACGAGATTGTGATCAAGGATTTTGGCGTGCGGTCCATTAGTGCGATCCTCAATGAAAAGGGAGAGGTCTTTTATT carries:
- a CDS encoding response regulator, which gives rise to MIQALLVDDEYLALLNLELMLNEMPMVNVVGAYTDPAKAVQASAQLNPDVIFLDIEMPGLNGMMVAELLQIQCPQTKIVFLTAYNNYAVGAFELNALDYLLKPVKLERLLKTIQRLEEQRVEESSDKHENKTVIRSFQSLRFERCGQPLPNIRWRTSKSQELFAYLLHNRNRFVGKNHLIEMLWPNISYKKASTLLYTTIYQVRNCLKQAEIDLQINSISTEGGYILETDNLLIDVMEWEKGIQALPAINHDNYAEHQRLFDFYAGDYLGDYDYLWAESERQRLRSIWLHHAMGMAEFCTSSDKITEALTVYQRVVQMYPYFEQAHFGLMKVYNSIGERAAVEERYNLLSELLNRDLSIGPPAEITNWYEEWKQLNLRKL
- a CDS encoding hybrid sensor histidine kinase/response regulator; this translates as MKKTKIWIISTIFMVVLTGLRLEWLQYNLAADYPVAEQGVLDLRGWDSLTEHSLPLNGEWEFYPGVLPFRNGSSLSELQPPSQWIQVPATWNLKDDLYGKGKYGSGTYRLRILLDPDKGESYGVHITRIKSSSEVYINRQLLGHSGQPGMTKDNYTPLEKPYTMYFTIKDQSEIELIIQVSNFDGIRSGGIVHSVEFGLENALRKNIKIKENVLWIACVAYALHALYGFLLYVLGVRNKQLISFSMMIVCIIFATLLTDARLLYKWLPFTYIWGQKIVYIVMLSGAFFLQQLIKDKLPSWVPNRAVRVYKLLCCVAILAVCLLPLHIVKGHETLYFALMFIPCLLTPYVMYRSTVKQVSDNIFLFLAALAAVSSMIWLVIYEKARIEVPSYPFDLIIAMICIAAFWFKRFIGVSRDAQELAGILQKADKQKDEFLFTVAHELRNPLHGMINLSESVFDREQNKLGINSANDLHLLVKVGRRMSYMLNDLLDIARLKENQIHLNFEAISVHGVASSVLDMLRFMIEGKPIQLVNCIPADFPPVFADEYRLNQILFNLLHNAIKYSEAGEISVYAEIKGEWASISVADTGMGMDSETISRVFEAYVQAPLDSASFRGGVGLGLNICKQLVEMHGGTIEVRSESNIGSIFTFTLKLDTDGADGKLPALVPEAPDNTAVSHDVRASLDTSSPYTELNLTLPTDKIQLMIVDDDPVNLNVLKSIFANEHYDLFSAINGVEALALLETGVWDLIISDVTMPIMSGYELTARIRERFSIAELPVLLLTASNREKDIEAGFRSGANDYVTKPVNATELKSRVRSLTNLKKSVNEGLRMEAALLQAQIKPHFLINTFNAVSALSKIDRGKMDDLIDELTNYFRLGIDFQNSDRLVTLDRELSLIRSYLYIQQKRFQDRLQVVWEIDDNIQVEIPPLTIQPLVDNAVTHGILKRPEGGEVRIRVADIGQAVEISVSDNGMGIDEETLKHILDIKTNSRTGIGLLNTDRRLKRFCGSTLRVQSVVESGTVVSFSVAKKL
- a CDS encoding outer membrane protein assembly factor BamB family protein, whose amino-acid sequence is MRKEQYFKKLSCAICAALMLPLGAGDGTAQAEKAAVSTSNIYYQQIEAPAVQPAWSLSIAKPKVADNPDPVTAIAENGKVFMLQPNGKLAALKAATGTKLWEYGSQLAQRMVYNNGAIYGMTQAGTLYKVKEENGGKVWSATLGYSAADSLTVTGGTVYVTQGQKMAAVDAATGKIKWQIAEDPNNYYSGSKPLEAEGVVTRNYAVSGALTMPLIAVYDKLTGTKLWEASRQKGTLAIKDGILYSERELFMLDDDPVNRKIKIAAFNLRTGALKGERTYSWTDNAVTDGIYRGGGSYGSAFLNGNDLYIYQGQRLALYDFNNYVPGAEPVKKWAQERYDQRSPLGLVHQDRVYFTDYNSHGLIAMKLNTGQYIHFDEGENATVQAAIFGKGVYVGQSDGLLHAYDLISSKPVFTVRTGSREFGPLLKTGGMLLIQSGGKLHGIKLPASLK